Proteins found in one Brevibacillus brevis genomic segment:
- a CDS encoding MFS transporter, producing the protein MIASTGSLLRNKSYLLLLLVVFFMHMASYLVIPVFPVFLQKVRVLSLSQVGIILAAGSITYQIGSLAGGLMSDRWGKRSILALGAFLQGCAMAGYHFSHSYGFFLLFSAVNGLGLGLLAPTIKAMIADEVDESQRTAAFSWRGILAHSGIIVAGLIITWMTAGGKQPFLVAAFVYGALAVFSRSILPDDRCVGTDCKQTPIKEYRHILTHRSFLLFSVISLLIWSLYAQFAMILPLRGEHVLHSATMIGLIWTINSLSVVVFQGLISRFVLQRINPYLSVTMGTILLGAGLTLMGWANHFLTLCGAAILFILGEMLFMPMLDSLVTHFAKEEWLGAYFGFSNFVSGLGTALGTGLGGAMVEKLGGVGSINPWIGYGVITLFLAAILGLFALYAIPRHKNAVLDSPSKTPRKEGAT; encoded by the coding sequence ATGATAGCCTCTACTGGATCTCTGTTACGCAACAAGTCTTACTTGTTGTTACTGCTAGTCGTCTTTTTCATGCACATGGCCTCTTACCTGGTCATTCCCGTCTTCCCAGTCTTTTTGCAAAAGGTACGGGTTCTTTCACTCTCCCAAGTCGGCATCATTTTGGCAGCGGGAAGCATCACATACCAAATCGGAAGCTTGGCAGGCGGCTTGATGTCAGATCGCTGGGGCAAACGCTCTATCCTAGCCTTAGGGGCATTCCTTCAAGGATGTGCCATGGCAGGCTATCACTTCAGCCATTCCTATGGTTTCTTCTTGTTATTTTCCGCTGTCAACGGCTTGGGTCTTGGCCTGCTCGCTCCTACCATTAAAGCCATGATCGCAGATGAAGTGGATGAGAGCCAAAGAACTGCTGCCTTCTCGTGGAGAGGGATACTCGCTCACAGCGGGATTATTGTCGCAGGCTTGATCATTACATGGATGACTGCGGGTGGGAAACAGCCATTTCTCGTGGCTGCCTTTGTGTACGGAGCACTTGCTGTCTTTTCTCGCTCCATCCTTCCCGATGATCGCTGTGTCGGAACAGATTGCAAGCAAACGCCGATCAAGGAGTATCGTCACATCTTGACCCATCGCAGCTTTCTGCTTTTTTCCGTGATCTCGCTCTTGATCTGGTCGCTTTACGCTCAATTCGCCATGATCCTGCCGCTGCGGGGAGAACATGTCCTGCATTCCGCTACGATGATTGGTCTCATTTGGACGATCAACTCGCTCAGTGTCGTCGTCTTTCAAGGGTTGATCTCACGTTTTGTACTACAGCGCATCAATCCGTACTTGTCCGTCACAATGGGAACGATCTTGTTAGGTGCAGGGCTAACACTCATGGGATGGGCAAACCACTTCCTCACACTGTGCGGGGCTGCGATTCTTTTCATTTTGGGCGAGATGCTGTTTATGCCGATGCTGGACAGTCTCGTCACCCATTTCGCAAAAGAAGAATGGCTGGGGGCGTACTTTGGCTTTTCCAATTTCGTCTCTGGTCTTGGGACAGCTCTTGGGACGGGATTGGGTGGAGCGATGGTTGAAAAGCTAGGGGGGGTCGGCAGCATCAATCCGTGGATTGGCTATGGAGTGATTACACTGTTTTTGGCGGCTATTCTTGGTCTGTTTGCCCTATACGCCATTCCTCGCCACAAAAATGCTGTACTTGACTCCCCCTCAAAAACTCCCAGAAAGGAAGGGGCCACATGA